The window ACACCTGCCAGTTCCAGTATGCGGATCTGGAAAGCTACCACTTTATGGACAACGAGTCCTTTGAGCAGTACGAAGTGCCCCAGGCGGGCATGGAAGACAAAAAACTCTACCTTAAAGACGCGGAAGCCTACGAGCTTACCATTTGGGACGGCAAGGTCATCGACATCAAGATTCCCTATAAGGTGGTCTTTACTGTGGCCGAGTCTGAAAACTACGTCAAAGGCGACACGGTCTCGGGGGCGACCAAGCCGGTAATTACCGAGACGGGTCTTACGGTGCGGGT is drawn from Leadbettera azotonutricia ZAS-9 and contains these coding sequences:
- the efp gene encoding elongation factor P, translated to MIRGGDIVKGSCLLQKGQPYLVVDREFHNPGKGTAVARIKMKSIKDGSVLSLTIPTQQEIEDAQVDVHTCQFQYADLESYHFMDNESFEQYEVPQAGMEDKKLYLKDAEAYELTIWDGKVIDIKIPYKVVFTVAESENYVKGDTVSGATKPVITETGLTVRVPLFIKQGERILVNTETNEYLERVNS